A region of the Hydra vulgaris chromosome 12, alternate assembly HydraT2T_AEP genome:
TTTATTAGATCTAaactaaaatttcaataaagcGCAAATTAGATGCTTCAccaagtaaattaaaatgaaggAAAATCACACATAGTTCCAAACAAGGAAATCTGAAATAGTTTATTCAACTCTAGAGCTGTCTTAAAAAACTCACACatgctgataaaaaaaaatacaaaattaaaaaaaaaaactataaaaaaacataaaaaaatgtttaatacacctattataaattttgtatggAGCTAAAATTCATAAAGCAACAagttggtttttttttcttgatatatttttataaatattaattcatCTTTTTAGCAACAGCTTCTTTATTGTTGATTAAACtacataaactaaattttaacatttatttataggAATTATTATTCTTTTGTTGATTATGTGTTAACTTACCAGGGTTTTCAAATTCTTCCTCATTACTTGCCAATAATACTTTGGTACCTTCATAGccaccaaagaaaaaaaaatacccaGGTACCTCACGAAGAATAGTAGATGTAATACCATGGTAAAAACCTAATGGACCATCACGTATAAGAACTTctctaacaattttaaaaggTGTTCTAAAACATTAAGaaccttatttatttaaacataaattaaaaaataactaaagcttCATATCAGTTCATAATAATTAAAGTATAGTAATACTTTAATTATTATGAACTgaattgaattattattaacataataattaaattaattattagtaATACTTTAATTATTATGAACTGAATTGAATTATTATGAACataatacttaaattaattattagtaATACTTTAATTATTATGAACTGAATTGAATTATCATgaacataataattaaattaattattagtaATACTTTAATTATTATGAACTGAATGAATTATTATGaacataataattaaagtatagtaatactttaattattatgaactaattattataaataattaaagtatagTAATACTTTAATTATCATGAATCTTCTTCAGAGactgtatttaatatttttaaatgaaaagtgCTAATAACCTGAggtatttacttttacttacatttttttattgctccCAAGTTCATTAACTGTCTGCATTCTACATTTAATTAGTTCCAAGGGACATAATGCAAATGCTGCAAAAAATGATGCAAATGAACCTGAAAatgctttttgaattaaagacaTGTTATCTTTATTAGTACCAGACATGTAAGCAACTATCTTTGAACACTGTCCATAACATAGAAATAAAACAGAGTTTTCAGCAATATTTGCAGCAGCAGCTGGAACTGAACCGGCATAAAACTGCTTTAATCCATGTTTATAAAAAGTCTCGCTGGCACAACGAATgctacttttataaatatcaggAAACGTTTGCATCTTTACTTTAATAGTGTCAAGAGGTTGGCCAACATATGCACAACATACTCCAGCAACAGCACCAGCTACAAAATCAATAGAGACTTCTTTGGATAGTCCTGATACTTCCATGATTgtttaccattaaaaaattgtaatttaaagtgTTAGAATAGATAAGTGTGTTACATTGCCACCGGTTATCTCTGGTAACCTtcgtttctttctttttttaaaaatgtgttgttTGTCCTGAACTTTCAATTACAAAATAGCGGTTTCCCCCCAATCAAACGAAGGATAACCAAAGTATACGTTAAGAAAGAGTTTTATtgcctaaaaatttatttaatgcactaaagacataaaaataagctttacaaatttaataaaatttatttattttaggtgtCCAAAGAagttcttacggtcttatcacagagcaccgcggaagtgcatttgaAAGGAAGTTCACGCTTCCTTCCTTACCGATGTTATAAAATTTGCCCAGAGTTGTCGAAGAACCTCGAATCTCTAGCTTCTGAGGCAAGCGCGCTATTCACTACTTTACGGCTGCACCGTAAACCATTCTATCGaagaaaatgaacaaaaaaatacgaACAGAACcggtttaattatttaaaatattaaaataaaaaccataccGAAAACCGAAAAagctgaaaaatctttaaaaacaaaattagtatttaaatttgaatcagaTGTCGTCCATAAATCATGTCACGCAACTTTTGACCGTTTTTAATCGCCTCCCAACCCCATCCCCTTGTCACAacagtaaattttatattaacaaatcCCGTTCGAGTTGTCATAAAACCATCAATCCCACCCGCCCCTCTATAGCATGACGTAATTATTCACGGTCTTTAAGACTTTAGAAATAACAGGAAAGTttttatacgcaagcgcagtagagttaaaaataatttagaattttaaaaatggttgcGGATGCAACGTATTGCGGAtgtaacttgtttaattttagataattaaataggcttttaactatttttttaaatgaaattattgtGAAAATAACTTGCAGCTGTactaagaaatgttttaaataaaatacaagaccTCTGAATGTGAATAAAATCTACTTTCAGCTAAAGCTActtagataataaaattttatatgtgatattatatatatataatatcacatataaatttagataataaaattttatatgtgatattatatatatatatatatatatatatatatatatatatatatatatatatatatatatatatatatatatatatatatatatatatatatatataagagaaaTAGAGAAAGAGATCTTAAAAAGAGTATAAATATATAGGAATTGGTTGATAAATATAGATGAATTATTACTaggatttgtaaaaaaaaaaaattatataattgtatatatataccattttttaaagattctaatattaaataaaatggaactTCACAACAAACATATTAAACTCCTTTGCAGAGTTTGTGGACAGTTACTTGgtaaaaagcattattttatagGAGAAATTCTTTAAGTAAAATTAGAGAAGCTGTTTCATGTTGAGATGGGAGATTTGGAAATTGTCCATTCTCCAAAAACgtgtaaaaatgttattgtacAATAAACAATGTGCtttcaagaaaaacattaacTGCCCTTGGTCTCTGTACTAAATGGAAACCACACTGTGATGACAATTTTACTTGCCAATCAGTAAAAAAGCTTAGAAAAGGTTTAGTAGTTTCTAAACAACAATCTAGAAATGAAGCAAGGTGTAGTGGCCGccaaaaaaatgattcaaagATGTGGACATTTGCAATGTTGACTACCATAAAAGAAGCAATAACCATAATACATGATGAAGACATAGATACATCAGAGCTAAATAATGAGTTAAATCCTCATTTGCAACATTGCTTATGTAATATATGCGGTAAAATTCCAAAGCAACctccaactttaaaaaaatgcaagcatcttttctgcttttttttgtatcgtataaatataaagttaaagcCAATTAGTAAAGCAATACGTCCTCAATGCCaagaacatttattatataaaaacttattaacaagTAACAAAACAATTTCTCTCTAAAATGTTGACTGTTGCATGTATTTTATGCCAAATGAAACTTAATATAATTCATACTTAGTTACATTTAGAAGTGGAGGGCCaagagtaatatatatatatatatatatatatatatatatatatatatatatatatatatatatatatatatatatatatatatatatatatatatatatatatatatatatatatatatatatatatatatatatatatatatatatatatttaatgtgaTATCAAGTACTGTTATTTCACTTAATTGTAAATGTCTTAAGTGTACATAGTACATTATATACtaatttgtataactattttagcctgtttttttttcatctgtTTCACAAGCTTATGTTTGCAGCTTTTTGGAAaagaaaatgattaaatttgttttttcacgAATTGCTGATTTGATTTGTGATTCGATTTGCGAATCAAGACCTGCTTCGAGATTCAAAAATTTCgaaacaaaaaatgtcaatttgcagggccctaatatatatatatatatatataaatatacatatatatatatatatatatatatatatatatatatatatatatatatatatatatatatatatatatatatatatatattctatgtatatgaattatgtatatataaatatatacatgttactaacatataacaatattatgttataaaatgttatacaaTATTATGTTACTAACATAAGACAATATTATGCTCTCTTCTTTAagaatattgagcactcttttcaAATCTCTAATACGCTAACattgttagtgtattctacaaatagagtgctcaatattcTTAAAGAAGAGAGCAGTAATAAAAGAGTCAAacatttatcttgttttttgtTCTTTGACTGTCTGTTCAACTCCTTCAGaaggtttaacaaaaaaatagataagaagtgtttatactatatatatatatatatatatatatatatatatatatatatatatatatatatatatatatatatatatatatatatatatatatatatatatatatatatatatatatgaagcaTCTTTCGAAAAAGAAACTTTCGAAAACTACCGAGgcatttaattaacaaaaacctCATAAAGAAAAAGAggttaaaacaacaacaattaaaaagttgCATAATAAAAAACCCAAATAATGGGTTAAATACATCAAATCTGCATAAACACTTAGACATCAAAAACTTCTAATGTTGTATAAAATGGTAAAGCAGGGTTTGCAAATAGAGTTTCCCAAAGATTTTATAATAGATCTCTGAATAAATCCGAACAATGATTCTTACATAAGTCATACAACTCTCTGTATTAATTCAGGTTTTAATTTGGTAAGTTTTCTTATTGCTTGCGCACCATTTACTTTTGACAATACTGGGGTAGCTAGTAAAGTAAACCTGGACGcttttttgcttatttaaacTTGAATAAAGAAGTACACCAAGCCTTCATTAATGACAACGGCAGCAAAATTATCTTAGCTACTAAAGATAGTGATGAAACTAATTTAGAATTGCGATACAATTATCACACAATCCAGCTAGTTATGCTTAAagcaatcaaaaatttaatgaaacttCTTACGCAAACTGCTCGGATTTagcaacacacacacacacacacacacacacacacagaatTGTACTTTCTACCAACTAGCTTCAAGATTCATATGAAGAACTTGAAATTAAGAGCTAGAGATTGATTGTTCCATGTACAACACGATAGAACTTTGAGTAGGGGAGAACCTTAATGAATGGGACAGTTTtcgtaaaataaattttataagttaataaagttgtttaatttatacattaaaaatagtttgataACAATTAACTATTGCACTATCATATAGAAAAACATAAAACCGGTACCGCAAAGGCCTATTGGTAAAAAAGGCTGTTTTATTGGATTAAGGCATTTGTCCTACTCATTCAATGAgacaaatctaaaaaattaataaaaagagaGAGGACACAAGAAAGTTTCAAGCCAGTGGAGCAGTATAGAAAGTTTTTATCATTAGGGAAGTCGAAAAACCTATATATATGGTAGGAAATATGTCATAAGAAATTTTCATTGTAAGGTGACATACCCATGTCCTCAtattgacaaacctaaaatatatttatttaaaaaactaaaattactcacaataaatttcatttaaaaaagtagattgataattttttttagtaaaacaaagtAAAGCAGCATCCCTCTGCTGACATAATTAATTATCAACCgtattatgtatttaatttacttaaaaaaaaactcaataaaaagcaacttattagatatttaaaaaaattcattttattcatgttaaaacaaagtagaaaaaacaattattgctTGTTGAGCAATTGTATTGCAAAAAAcatgcaataaaattttaatatatctaaGAAAGTGTAAAAGATATTAACAATTAACTTCGCATAATTTGCATTCATAATAACGTTTTTTGctgttattattacaattaccACATATCCACCATTGACAAGTAAAACACTGAATCCAAGCAGGCCCAATGAAACTTTTCCAGTTGCTTTTTCAAACTTTGCAAGTATTTTGTTGTTCTTGGTTGATAAGCACATTTTTTACAGatgaatcaattaaaaaatctgcATCAGAGTCTTCTGTTTCTTTCATTTCTTTGAGGTCaattttccttttttgtttttttgtgttactTCTACCAGCTTCAAAACTTTTCCTCTTAATTATTATCTTCTCTGGAGTTTTAGTTAATATAGTACTTTTACCCTGCTGTCTTCATTTTTTAGTATCTTTTCTTGGAGGTGCTTTAGGATAGGGCTGTATGGTTTCTAGACTAACTATTTTAACAGATGATTTGgaagaaacttgtttattttttttatacaaatgttgattatttattttttgaattactgGAAGAGGTCTGTCACTAACACTAGAAGATATGAAATCACTTTCCCCAAATATTTGTCTATTGAGTGGATAAATCTCACAATTATGAAACCcactgaaaatatattttattgtgaatGACAGAGTATACGCTGCACATGCTAACTGAGGTAAATTATATATGTTCATAACACTACCTGGATTGGAAGCCAACCATTCATTCTGAGCTAttctaaaataagatttaaaaggCCCAAACACTGAAACATCCAAAGGCTGCAATCTATGATTACAGTGTAGTGGAAATGTTAACAAAATCAAAGAGTTTTCTTTTGCAAATCTTATTGTTTCAAATGAAGTGTGGCTTTCATGGTTGTCCAATAATAACAGCACTGGATGCTCCACAGATGGCTTAGCATGGAAAACAAGGTGCTTCATTGCAACTAAAAAGTTTTCACTTGTCATCCAACCACTTTTGTTACACAAGCCTAAGCTTCCAGTTGGTGCTCCATTTATCATAAAATCTTTGTAGTTTACTCTTGGAACTATAAACACAGGTGGAACTGTATTACCAATAGCATTCACAAAAGCCAACATTGTCACCAATTCGAAATAATCTTTGAAGGATTTGTTATAGTTAACAACCCAGTATCATctacattaaaaatactttttacttttaaaaaaaaaggtcctcgctTTTCATATCTGCCGACAGTAAAATAGGTACAGTAGGACAGCAAAAGTAGGAGGGGGAGGGAATCACACACCATTTGCGCCAGCCTTGGATATACAGTGGCTTGTAGTGATATATGAGGTCTCCTACCACTGCTTTCTTCTTTTGTCCGTTTATAGCGAAAGAACGTTACCTGATTTACGCGACGTTAAAACCATCTAGTCAAACTGAATATTTTTTAACGAAATGATGGtttacttgttttttatgacttttaatCACGACTAAAACCCTAAACGAACCCTTATCCTCAGttgatgtatttaaatttagttcttGGTATTCCCATTGCCAGTCAATGTATTTACGCCAAATAATACACAAAACATTATCATATAAATTcatctatatatttaaattaacaaaatatttgtggttgttaaaatgttttggtttgcaaaaaaattggaggttgatatttgaaaatgaaaacgacaattcaatttttttatttaatcaaaatttattttcaaaatgacatTTTAATCCACctatttcaaatgattttagATATTgaccaaagttttaaaaaataaaacattatactGGCAAAATTTCATATTCGTTAAACAAATCATTATTTCAAAATCATGTTAATATAAACAAGAGACTTCTTTGGTTTCGAAgaacacttaaaaaatatgcCTTGTGACATGTGATGATACTTTATGcctattttctgattttttttcatgCATAATGCTGTATTGCCAAAATCGGAAACAAACTTTCTTTGTTTATCATTTATCTCTGAGGAAGCTTTTTGATCATTATTGAACCTAAAATATATGCCCACACTTTTTAGATTAAAAGTTTTCCATTATGTGAAAGCAAGTTTAATGAAATCACCAGTCTTGTTAACGCTTGAGATAGTAGAAGTTTTAGGTTGATTAAGAAGAACATTGTAAGTATTATCAGAAAAAAAGGTTTCGCTTTTTGAGCCCATTATTTTGTATGCTTTTGATAATGTGGACAAAAGTCAAACAACAAAAGAGTTCTATCTGTAGTTAACCAAggtttttcattaaatgttaaaGTCAGATTTTTATCACATTTAATTGCCTTCGCTTTGCTATTTGACTTTCttagtaattttaaagttaaacgaATTTGAtcacataaaaattagaaatttatatgtttacaGGTTTTcacaacattttcaaaagaaatttaggACCATCAAACATATAACTTGTATTACAAGCTATCATAACATCTAAAATACTTTTCGAAAAAgaatttatatcaattttcCCAAAACAGCAACTTCCTGATACAATAGCATTTTTGTAACATGCACCTTGTTGAAGGGAACAATAGCTCCCagtagaagttaaaaaaaaaagtagtagaAAGTTCCTTTGATACAGTTTTATTAGACAATTCCTATGGGAATTGTCTAATGAAACtgtattgtaattttaaattagagCTGAGCCTTTAACTTTGGAAGATTTATGATATTCGTgcagattttttaaatactagtcTTTCCATCTTGATCAGAAATGCGTCAATAACATGGAAAGATGTTTATTACATtgatttatatctatattataatcattcttgaaaaagaatttatatcATTGGTTTTCCAAAAACAGCAACTTCCTGatacaataacatttttgtaacatAAACCTTGTCACAgagaataataatagtaatttccTAGTAGaaatttccaaattaaaaaaaagtagtagaAGACTCCTTGCAATTTTAGAATAAACTAAAAATCTATCTGAGAGGAAAATTGTGCATTTTAGCTTaacttttttgaagttttgatgTCAATCAGATCATATAATAAAGTGTTGACGTTTTAAAACTCCTATTAGGTAAACGTTCTATCCAAcgtgttttcttttctttgtctCTGGGaaatctataatattttttaaacgtttttaaatcgTTTGACTTCTTCAATGATAAATAACTCGTAGAACAGCAATAAACACATTTCACCATTtttcataaacataaataaattccACCATTTTTATAATAGgctaaataaaaaaccaatagACGGCGCTATTTAATTTagtctttataattataaacctTTTCATTTAATGTTTGCTACccactttattaaaaaaagttttattaacgGAGAGTGGATATTTTACAGAATGTATGTCTGTgctacacaattttttttttgctacaggTTCTCGCTTGATGACTTTTAGTCACTACGTAAGACCTCCTTGTTAATAAAGACTGCACGTAAATAGgctcaatatataaaaaattatcggGGGTATGTATAGAGTTGTTTCAAAGTATgacaaattaatttttgctaCAGTTGCTATAGTCGATTTGCCATTTTATTTAACTCCCATTTCAATTTAAGTTTATACGCTGCGAAATGTttgacattcttttaaaaatttatcggCATGTGAGATAAAACCCGACAAAAACATGGGTTTTTCTGTGAAGCATTCCAATTTCCAAACGAAATATTTCCGTATTTATGTATGTGCGTATGTAGATAAGTatagacatatttaaatataccattgttattattattattaactttatttttattaatattattatttttattaataccattatttttattgttattaataccatttttattactatagttattattaatgttattattattgttaacgTTATGATTTTTagagttgttattattttattcttatgttCTTTATTATTATGTTCATTATTATTAGGTGTTTACGCATCATTAGTAATTATGCTATTTGTAAACATCCTTGAATTGTAAAATCATGTAATTCagaatatattgattgattgattgattgcaTTATGATAACTcgataaaaagatattaaagttCAAATACGCCCCTTTTTTGTTAtcgaagtgttttttttattttaaaaaagctgtttaatgtttttcttttgttttggtacaggatttttatcattatattaaaAGCAAGtctgaaaaatttcaagttgaTACCATAcctagtttttgagatattcaTCGCAACAAAATAACCCTATTTTGGGGTTTTCGGGAACAAATTTCTTAAGCCATTTAAtagtcaaaaagaaaaaaaaaattgtcattaaaatgtaaattttaatcaacttatataaaaataatttctaaaatgtaatttttaaaggatatttttttattagaggcCCAGTCGGCACAACTCGTTTAAAAGTTACGCGTGGTTTCTGTTGCGTGTTTAAAACTCCCGAAAACACCAAGAATAACACGTGTCAAGAATAGGGTTTTGattccgtgaaattaactaCAATATTATACCAAAAAACCAGTTTGGATAATAAGTTTTTAGTGATGGTTTTTCAGTTACAAAAATGgagtattaaattataaaaagttttcgCAACGAATGTGAAACCATTACTAAAAGCACgcgattttttaaatttattgcatttttattattcgGAAGATTTTAGAGTGTGAATCAAGAACATTCAGGAAAACATTTGTCGAGAAAATTATATGTTGAATAAATTCAGTTTTTGTTAAGTACtagcatgtatatatatatatatatatatatatatatatatatatatatatatatatatatatatatatatatatatatatatatatatatttaaatatatttatatatatacatataaacataaatatatatatatatctatatgcacatatataaatatatatatatatatatatatatgtgtatttatatgaacatatatatatatatatatgtatatatatatatatatatatatatatatatatatatatatatatatatataaacacacacacaaacacacacacatatataaatatacaagtgtgtgtatatatgtgtgtatatatatatacatatatatacacacacgtgTATCTATATACATACACACTTGTGTatctatataatttatacaatgtatattttatatatgtatgtataatacatatataaaatatgtatgtgtttatttatgtattcatatgtatatatgtgtgcatGTATAAGtctatatattatgtatgtatgtataaaaagaaaatatatatatatatatatatacatacatacatacatacatacatacatacatacatacatacatacacttgtaaataaatgtatatgttatgtatatgtaatatatacacatatacacacatatgtgTGTTTGTTTCGGAGTATGTATATTTGTGTGTATTTGTATCTGTATGTATTTTTGcgatgaatatatatatatatatatatatatatatatatatatatatatatatatatatatatatatatatatatatatatatatatatataatacattttttgtgttaacagtattattgttattattattagtattgttattattgttatatatttgaaaaatactaGTGTTGTTCctatataaatgtgtgtgtaCTAAATGCTATAGGATAtccttttaataataattatttaacaaaaatgaaaagaaCAAGTTCAGCATAGTAGAaagaatatatgaaaaaatattgattagCCTTAGCTGGAATTTATTTCCTGTATGTTTAAATTTGTCTTCGAGCTGCGTGGCTGCACCAATTTACTACCTATGCTTCAATAAACTTTCTCTACCAATATTGACACTAAAATCTAGTAATACTTTGTTGCAAAATACTGTCCgtaagtaaatttacttatcTGTAAATcaattgtttatatttgaaaattattatgtaaatgttaatttaatttttaattgtttgagAAGATACAAAAATGAATCAGCAGTATTAAAAATATGGCATGAGCTGAAGCCAGCAAGAAAATTTCTTACATAGTCTATCTAATTGCagaaatgatatatttttttgctgataaaGGTAAGGGTCTATTATCAAGCAGACTATGGCTAGTGATATGCATTAGCacatattgaactttttttgttttgtttgagtGTATATAGAGATTTAAAATGACACTAATATTTCtggtaaattttgtttttgcaaattttatcttttaggaGTTTTACCGTTATCACATAATCTAGATGAAGACAATATATTTATAGAAGACTTcagaaacttaataaagataataacaTTAATGTTGATTAAGGTAGGTGACTATTAATGAACAGGGGGCATGTGTgcatttggtttttttaaatattatgtataacttatatttatatttattacctATATTTGAGTGTATATTAGTCTAATTTATCTTAAAACAGGATATTTGCACTTTAACAAGCAACAAAACCTAAATGAGATGGTTTCGAATCAACCTTTAAagatttctatatttataagcAAAAATCAATTAAGAAAGGATTTACATCCTGGAACAAATGCTAATGAAAATACTTGTGAATACTCGGGCTTCTGGATCTTTCCAAAGTAATAacttatttgcatttaatttaaaagtttataatatttaaaaagtacaatAGTATATTTGATGAATTATGTTTCTTAATGGGTTTCATAAATTCTCAAAGGGCGTCTCTTATTTAGGTTGAAGTAGGTGGctctaaaaaacaatttaaaaagaagaatgAAGGGTCGATTCCGTCTAAATGTACAGACACAAACAAGTGTGCTTAGTAAggaaaaaagcaattttactCTTCCATCGAATCATCAAGAAATTTGGGCTACTGCAATAGTTTTTAGATAAAGATGtgaatgaaattaattttgaacaggTTACCTCAATTGAGGAATTAGTAAAGTTCGAGACCCgactttgaagaaaaattaaaaagagcattCGATGCTACTGGAATTGTTTGTAAAAATGCGAAAGCGTATTGTTATAcgattttagattttataatgaCGGA
Encoded here:
- the LOC100207690 gene encoding mitochondrial ornithine transporter 1, encoding MEVSGLSKEVSIDFVAGAVAGVCCAYVGQPLDTIKVKMQTFPDIYKSSIRCASETFYKHGLKQFYAGSVPAAAANIAENSVLFLCYGQCSKIVAYMSGTNKDNMSLIQKAFSGSFASFFAAFALCPLELIKCRMQTVNELGSNKKITPFKIVREVLIRDGPLGFYHGITSTILREVPGYFFFFGGYEGTKVLLASNEEEFENPGVLKTIIAGGNGGLALWSAVYPFDIIKSRMQVYSAGGKSVGMIHTINIIYNEGGLRSFYRGIAPTLVRAFPACAALFVGYEYTKKLLNHIF